Proteins from a genomic interval of Vreelandella profundi:
- the carB gene encoding carbamoyl-phosphate synthase large subunit, whose product MPKRTDINSILIIGAGPIVIGQACEFDYSGAQACKALREEGYRVILVNSNPATIMTDPAMADATYIEPITWQTVEKIIEAERPQAILPTMGGQTALNCALELDHHGVLAKYGVEMIGANADAINMAEDRDLFDQAMKRIGLECPKAKVAHSMSEAWEIQAELGFPSIIRPSYTMGGSGGGVAYNKEEFEEICTRGFELSNNHELLIDESLLGWKEYEMEVVRDKNDNCIIVCAIENFDPMGVHTGDSITVAPAQTLTDKEYQIMRDASLAVLREIGVETGGSNVQFGMDPKTGRLVVIEMNPRVSRSSALASKATGFPIAKIAAKLAIGYTLDELQNDITGGRTPASFEPSIDYVVTKIPRFTFEKFPQANDRLTTQMKSVGEVMAIGRTFQESLQKALRGLETGNDGLDPIITDFTPDNMAIIQGELQAAGAERIFYVADAMRSGMSVDEVFALTNIDPWFLVQLEDLVLTENAVAKRSLPDLSARELYQLKRKGFGDARLAKLLSVSEKDFRQTRQAAGIRPVYKRVDTCAAEFASDTAYMYSTYEEECEADVTDRQKIMVLGGGPNRIGQGIEFDYCCVHAAIAMRDDGYETIMVNCNPETVSTDYDTSDRLYFEPVTLEDVLEIADKEKPVGVIVQFGGQTPLKLARELEAAGVPIIGTTPDAIDRAEDRERFQVMIDKLGLKQPPNATARSFAEAFDKAEVIGYPLVVRPSYVLGGRAMEIVYDASELENYMTHAVKVSNDSPVLLDHFLSAAIEIDIDAVSDGQQVVIGGIMQHVEQAGVHSGDSACALPPYSLPADVQDEMRDQVKQMAVELGVKGLMNVQLAWQDGEIYVIEVNPRASRTVPFVSKCIGISLAQIAARCMAGKTLAEQGFEREIIPHFYSVKEAVFPFNKFQGVDPILSPEMKSTGEVMGSGDTFAEAFFKAQLGAGEAIPALDGSRKAFLSVREPDKTGIIEVGRSLLALGFTLCATRGTAAALEAAGLAVEHVNKVYEGRPHIVDLLKNDEIAYIVNTTEGRQAINDSSVIRRTALSRKVPYATTLAGANAVCMALEYGREITVRRLQDLHAGANK is encoded by the coding sequence ATGCCTAAGCGTACCGACATCAACAGTATTTTAATCATTGGCGCTGGCCCGATTGTTATCGGCCAGGCCTGCGAATTTGACTACTCCGGCGCTCAGGCGTGTAAAGCGCTGCGCGAGGAGGGTTACCGCGTTATTTTGGTTAACTCCAATCCCGCGACCATCATGACCGACCCGGCGATGGCTGACGCCACCTACATTGAGCCGATTACCTGGCAGACGGTGGAAAAAATCATCGAAGCCGAGCGCCCGCAGGCTATCTTGCCCACCATGGGCGGTCAGACGGCGCTTAACTGTGCGCTGGAATTAGACCACCATGGCGTGCTCGCAAAATACGGCGTTGAAATGATCGGTGCTAACGCCGACGCGATCAATATGGCCGAAGATCGCGACCTGTTTGACCAGGCGATGAAGCGTATCGGCCTGGAATGCCCCAAGGCCAAAGTCGCGCACAGTATGAGTGAAGCCTGGGAGATTCAGGCTGAGCTGGGCTTTCCAAGTATTATTCGCCCTTCCTACACCATGGGCGGCTCCGGCGGCGGTGTGGCGTACAACAAAGAAGAGTTTGAAGAAATCTGTACGCGCGGTTTTGAGCTTTCGAACAACCACGAGCTGCTCATTGATGAGTCGCTGCTGGGTTGGAAAGAGTATGAAATGGAAGTTGTGCGCGATAAAAACGACAACTGCATCATCGTCTGCGCGATCGAAAACTTCGACCCGATGGGCGTGCACACCGGTGACTCCATTACCGTAGCGCCTGCGCAAACGCTGACCGATAAAGAATATCAGATCATGCGCGACGCCAGCCTGGCCGTACTGCGCGAGATTGGCGTAGAAACTGGTGGCTCCAACGTGCAGTTCGGCATGGACCCGAAGACTGGTCGCCTGGTTGTTATCGAGATGAACCCGCGGGTGTCTCGCTCCTCGGCGCTGGCCTCTAAGGCGACCGGCTTCCCGATCGCGAAAATCGCCGCTAAGTTGGCGATTGGCTACACGCTGGACGAGCTGCAAAACGATATTACCGGTGGCCGTACGCCGGCGTCCTTTGAGCCGTCGATCGACTACGTGGTTACTAAAATTCCGCGCTTCACCTTTGAAAAATTCCCGCAGGCCAATGATCGTTTAACCACGCAGATGAAGTCAGTGGGCGAGGTGATGGCAATTGGCCGCACCTTCCAGGAGTCGCTGCAAAAAGCATTGCGTGGCCTGGAAACCGGCAACGATGGCCTGGATCCGATCATTACTGACTTCACGCCTGACAACATGGCGATTATTCAGGGCGAGCTGCAGGCCGCCGGTGCCGAGCGTATTTTCTACGTGGCCGACGCCATGCGCTCAGGGATGAGCGTTGATGAGGTCTTTGCACTGACCAATATCGACCCTTGGTTCTTGGTGCAGCTTGAAGATTTAGTTCTCACTGAAAATGCCGTTGCTAAGCGCTCGCTGCCCGATCTTTCTGCCCGCGAGCTTTATCAGCTTAAGCGAAAAGGCTTTGGCGATGCGCGTCTGGCAAAACTGTTGAGCGTGAGCGAAAAAGACTTTCGTCAAACGCGTCAGGCTGCCGGTATTCGCCCTGTTTACAAGCGCGTTGATACCTGTGCCGCTGAGTTCGCATCGGACACCGCCTATATGTACTCCACCTATGAAGAGGAGTGCGAGGCGGATGTGACTGATCGTCAGAAAATTATGGTGCTGGGCGGTGGGCCCAACCGTATCGGTCAGGGTATTGAGTTTGACTACTGCTGTGTACACGCCGCTATCGCCATGCGTGACGACGGTTATGAAACCATCATGGTCAACTGCAACCCAGAAACGGTGTCTACCGATTACGACACCTCTGATCGTCTCTATTTTGAGCCGGTGACGCTGGAAGACGTGCTCGAAATTGCAGATAAAGAGAAGCCGGTCGGCGTTATCGTGCAGTTTGGCGGCCAGACGCCGCTGAAACTTGCCCGTGAGCTGGAAGCCGCTGGCGTACCGATCATCGGTACCACCCCGGACGCCATCGACCGTGCAGAAGACCGCGAACGCTTCCAGGTGATGATCGATAAGCTTGGTCTGAAGCAGCCGCCTAATGCGACAGCGCGTAGCTTTGCAGAAGCGTTTGATAAAGCCGAGGTGATTGGTTATCCGCTAGTGGTGCGCCCAAGCTACGTGCTTGGCGGCCGCGCCATGGAGATCGTTTACGACGCCTCTGAGCTTGAAAACTACATGACCCACGCGGTGAAGGTCTCTAACGACTCGCCGGTACTGCTGGATCACTTCCTGAGTGCGGCGATCGAGATCGATATCGATGCGGTGTCAGATGGCCAGCAGGTTGTGATTGGCGGCATTATGCAGCACGTCGAGCAGGCGGGCGTTCACTCTGGTGATTCGGCCTGTGCTCTGCCGCCTTACTCGCTGCCTGCCGATGTGCAGGACGAAATGCGCGACCAGGTGAAGCAAATGGCCGTTGAGCTGGGTGTTAAGGGTTTAATGAACGTTCAGCTGGCTTGGCAGGATGGCGAGATTTACGTGATCGAAGTGAATCCGCGTGCCTCGCGTACCGTACCTTTTGTGTCTAAATGCATCGGTATTTCGCTGGCACAGATTGCCGCTCGCTGTATGGCGGGTAAAACGCTGGCGGAGCAGGGCTTTGAGCGCGAAATAATCCCGCATTTTTATAGCGTGAAAGAAGCGGTCTTCCCGTTCAATAAGTTTCAGGGCGTGGATCCGATTTTATCGCCAGAAATGAAATCAACCGGCGAGGTTATGGGCTCTGGTGATACCTTCGCTGAGGCGTTCTTCAAAGCGCAGTTAGGCGCGGGTGAGGCGATTCCTGCGCTTGACGGTTCGCGTAAAGCCTTCCTTTCCGTGCGCGAGCCGGACAAGACGGGGATTATCGAAGTCGGGCGTTCTCTGTTAGCATTAGGTTTTACACTATGCGCAACACGCGGAACAGCGGCTGCTTTGGAAGCTGCTGGGCTTGCCGTGGAGCACGTCAACAAAGTCTACGAAGGTCGTCCCCATATCGTCGATCTGCTCAAGAACGACGAAATTGCCTACATCGTGAACACTACTGAAGGTCGTCAGGCGATTAACGACTCTTCGGTCATTCGCCGTACTGCTCTCTCGCGCAAGGTGCCCTATGCGACCACCTTGGCGGGCGCTAATGCTGTTTGCATGGCGCTTGAGTACGGTAGGGAAATTACGGTGCGGCGCCTTCAGGATCTGCATGCAGGAGCAAATAAATGA
- the greA gene encoding transcription elongation factor GreA — protein MNKVPMTVAGERSLREELDHLKTEARPQVIAAIAEAREHGDLKENAEYHAAREQQGFIEGRIQEIEGKLSVAQVIDVAKLPKTGKVIFGVTVSMQNLDTDAEVTYRIVGEDEADIKSGRISVTSPIARALIGKEEGDIVVVRTPGGDVEYEVGSVEYI, from the coding sequence ATGAACAAGGTCCCGATGACAGTTGCGGGGGAAAGAAGCCTTCGTGAAGAGCTTGATCATCTGAAAACCGAAGCTCGCCCCCAGGTAATCGCGGCCATCGCTGAAGCGCGTGAGCACGGCGATTTGAAAGAAAACGCCGAGTACCATGCCGCTCGCGAGCAGCAAGGATTTATCGAAGGGCGTATTCAGGAGATTGAAGGCAAGCTCTCCGTCGCCCAAGTGATTGATGTCGCTAAGTTACCAAAAACTGGCAAGGTCATTTTTGGCGTTACCGTGTCGATGCAGAATCTAGACACCGATGCAGAAGTCACTTACCGGATCGTTGGTGAAGACGAGGCGGATATTAAATCCGGACGTATCTCGGTGACATCCCCTATTGCTCGTGCCCTGATCGGCAAAGAAGAAGGCGATATTGTGGTGGTTAGAACACCGGGTGGCGATGTCGAGTACGAAGTCGGTAGCGTCGAATATATTTAA
- a CDS encoding YhbY family RNA-binding protein: MSLSQAQKKAFRSIGHHLNPVVTVSENGVSENLLAELNRALTDHELIKVKLALPERDERAAMIAELITNSRADLVQTIGKMALLYRRNPQVNPKLSNVTRFENHHGRY, from the coding sequence ATGAGCTTGTCACAGGCACAAAAGAAAGCATTTCGTAGCATTGGCCACCACCTTAACCCTGTGGTCACCGTTTCTGAGAACGGCGTCTCCGAAAATTTGCTCGCAGAACTTAACCGCGCGCTCACCGATCACGAACTGATCAAAGTGAAGCTCGCTCTTCCTGAACGTGATGAACGTGCTGCTATGATAGCCGAATTAATCACCAACAGCCGTGCTGACCTTGTGCAAACCATTGGTAAAATGGCTCTGCTTTATCGCAGGAACCCACAGGTAAATCCGAAGCTGTCTAATGTTACCCGCTTTGAGAATCACCACGGCCGCTACTAA
- the rlmE gene encoding 23S rRNA (uridine(2552)-2'-O)-methyltransferase RlmE, translating into MQQKPPSRKHSVSKTSNNWKKEHFDDQYVKQSWQDGYRSRASYKLLELDEKDKLLRPGMTVIDLGAAPGGWSQIAAEKVGPEGVVIASDILEMDALAGVDFIQGDFTEEAVLEAILKRLDNRRVDLVMSDMAPNMSGMAAIDQPQGIYLVELALELARETLSPGGRFLAKVFQGEGFDAYLKELRGSFSKVVTRKPDASRARSREVYFLAEGFRR; encoded by the coding sequence ATGCAGCAAAAGCCCCCAAGTCGTAAGCATTCGGTAAGCAAGACCAGTAATAACTGGAAGAAGGAGCATTTCGACGACCAGTACGTCAAGCAGAGCTGGCAAGACGGGTATCGTTCTCGCGCTAGCTACAAGCTGCTTGAGTTGGATGAAAAGGATAAGCTACTTCGCCCCGGCATGACGGTGATCGATCTGGGCGCTGCGCCCGGTGGGTGGAGCCAGATCGCTGCGGAGAAAGTAGGGCCTGAGGGTGTTGTTATCGCCTCCGATATTCTGGAGATGGATGCCCTGGCCGGTGTAGACTTTATCCAGGGCGATTTCACAGAAGAGGCGGTGCTTGAAGCGATACTAAAACGCCTTGATAATCGTCGTGTAGACCTTGTGATGTCTGACATGGCCCCCAATATGAGTGGAATGGCTGCGATTGATCAGCCCCAGGGGATATATTTAGTGGAGCTGGCGTTAGAGCTGGCGCGCGAAACACTGTCACCCGGTGGTCGGTTTTTAGCAAAGGTATTCCAAGGTGAGGGGTTTGACGCCTACTTGAAGGAGCTGCGCGGAAGCTTCAGCAAAGTGGTGACTAGAAAGCCAGATGCGTCGCGGGCACGCTCTCGTGAGGTGTATTTTCTGGCAGAAGGTTTTCGCCGTTAA
- the ftsH gene encoding ATP-dependent zinc metalloprotease FtsH, translating into MNDMAKNLILWLVIAAVLLTVFNNFSTESAPQSTNYSQFVQQVQNQQVRSVTIDGYTINGERTDGSQFQTIRPSAEDPKLMDDLLSNNVTVVGKAPEQQSIWTRLLIASFPILLILGIFMFFMRQMQGGAGGGKGGPMSFGKSKAKLLSQDQIKTTFADVAGCDEAKEEVEELVDFLRDPTKFQRLGGMIPRGVLMVGPPGTGKTLLAKSIAGEAKVPFFSISGSDFVEMFVGVGASRVRDMFEQAKKQAPCIIFIDEIDAVGRSRGTGMGGGNDEREQTLNQLLVEMDGFEANEGIIVIAATNRPDVLDPALMRPGRFDRQVTVGLPDIRGREHILGVHLRKVPLAEDVKPQLIARGTPGFSGADLANLVNESALFAARRNKRVVSMEELELAKDKIMMGAERKSMVMTDKEKLNTAYHESGHAIIGLVVPSHDPVYKVTIIPRGRALGVTMFLPEEDRYSLSRQQILGQICSLFGGRIAEEMTLGPNGVTTGASNDIKRATELAHNMVAKWGLSDAMGPIMYDEDESHQFLGGPGQGGSKMKSGDTTTRLDKEVRKIIDDCYEQARQILADNRDKLDAMAEALMKYETIDASQLKDIMEGRDPRPPEGWNDGDSPGGGTPVSGEKPNVPTGDDVASGPPDSDAEEDDDDTPRRRPSDPLGGPAGP; encoded by the coding sequence TTGAATGATATGGCGAAGAACCTGATTCTGTGGTTGGTCATCGCGGCCGTCTTACTGACAGTGTTCAATAATTTCAGTACGGAAAGCGCACCGCAAAGCACAAATTATTCCCAATTTGTGCAGCAGGTGCAAAACCAGCAGGTGCGTAGCGTGACGATTGATGGTTACACCATCAACGGTGAGCGTACGGACGGCTCTCAGTTTCAGACGATTCGCCCTTCGGCGGAAGATCCTAAGCTAATGGACGACCTGCTAAGCAATAACGTCACGGTCGTGGGTAAGGCGCCAGAGCAGCAAAGCATCTGGACGCGTCTGCTGATCGCGAGCTTCCCGATTCTGCTGATTTTGGGCATTTTCATGTTCTTTATGCGCCAAATGCAGGGTGGAGCCGGCGGTGGTAAAGGCGGCCCAATGAGCTTTGGTAAATCGAAAGCTAAGCTGCTCTCCCAGGATCAGATTAAAACGACCTTTGCCGACGTGGCGGGTTGTGATGAAGCTAAAGAAGAAGTAGAAGAGCTGGTCGACTTTCTGCGTGATCCAACTAAGTTTCAGCGCCTGGGCGGTATGATTCCGCGCGGCGTGCTGATGGTGGGGCCGCCGGGTACCGGTAAAACGCTGCTGGCAAAGTCGATTGCCGGCGAAGCCAAAGTGCCGTTCTTCTCTATCTCAGGCTCTGACTTTGTTGAAATGTTCGTCGGCGTGGGTGCGTCTCGTGTGCGCGACATGTTCGAGCAGGCTAAGAAGCAAGCACCATGCATTATCTTTATCGATGAAATCGATGCCGTGGGCCGTTCGCGCGGTACCGGTATGGGCGGTGGTAACGACGAGCGTGAGCAGACGTTGAACCAGCTGCTGGTCGAGATGGATGGCTTTGAGGCTAACGAAGGCATCATCGTGATTGCGGCCACCAACCGTCCGGACGTGCTTGATCCTGCGCTGATGCGTCCAGGCCGTTTTGACCGTCAGGTAACCGTGGGCTTGCCAGATATTCGTGGTCGTGAGCACATTTTGGGCGTTCACCTGCGCAAAGTGCCGCTTGCCGAAGACGTTAAGCCGCAGCTGATTGCTCGCGGTACGCCGGGCTTCTCCGGGGCCGACTTGGCTAACCTAGTCAACGAGTCTGCGCTGTTTGCCGCGCGCCGTAACAAGCGTGTTGTCAGCATGGAAGAGCTGGAGCTGGCCAAGGACAAGATCATGATGGGCGCTGAGCGCAAATCGATGGTCATGACCGATAAAGAGAAGCTTAATACGGCTTACCACGAGTCTGGTCACGCCATTATTGGTTTGGTTGTGCCGTCTCATGATCCGGTTTACAAGGTGACGATTATTCCTCGTGGCCGAGCGCTGGGCGTGACGATGTTCCTGCCTGAGGAGGATCGCTACAGCCTTTCACGCCAACAGATTTTGGGGCAAATCTGCTCGCTATTCGGTGGCCGTATTGCCGAAGAGATGACGCTGGGCCCGAACGGCGTGACGACCGGCGCTTCTAACGACATCAAGCGCGCGACCGAGCTGGCCCATAATATGGTCGCTAAGTGGGGTCTGTCGGACGCTATGGGGCCGATCATGTATGACGAGGACGAGTCGCATCAGTTCCTCGGCGGCCCGGGTCAGGGTGGCAGTAAGATGAAGTCTGGCGATACCACCACACGCCTTGATAAAGAAGTTCGCAAGATTATTGATGACTGTTACGAGCAGGCACGTCAAATTTTGGCCGATAATCGCGATAAGCTTGATGCGATGGCTGAAGCGCTGATGAAGTACGAGACCATCGATGCTTCTCAGTTGAAGGACATCATGGAAGGCCGCGATCCGCGTCCGCCGGAAGGCTGGAATGACGGCGACTCACCTGGTGGCGGCACGCCTGTCAGCGGTGAAAAGCCTAACGTTCCGACGGGTGACGACGTTGCTTCTGGCCCGCCTGATAGCGACGCTGAAGAGGATGACGACGATACGCCGCGCCGTCGCCCCTCAGACCCGTTGGGCGGTCCGGCAGGGCCATAG
- the folP gene encoding dihydropteroate synthase, whose protein sequence is MKSTLDTYPQRVAGGDLQLRCGRHRLDLSFPRVMGILNVTPDSFSDGGQHVALDDALRHAEQMLAEGAAIIDVGGESTRPGALAISSQEELDRVAPVVERLVRELDALVSVDTSCPAVMREASGLGAGMINDVRALEREGALLAAMGSGLPVCLMHRQGEPQDMQQAPNYQQPVEVEVAEYLARRVAECEAAGLRRNRLLIDPGFGFGKTVEHNLRLLKHMDTLRALELPLLVGMSRKSMIGKVLGRPVEERLFGGVALAAMAVERGANILRVHDVAATVDAVNMTWAVLQEGCEPPFEQTISKEFGA, encoded by the coding sequence ATGAAATCAACTTTGGACACATATCCTCAGCGCGTCGCTGGCGGTGATTTACAGCTGCGTTGCGGGCGTCATCGGCTGGATTTATCCTTCCCGCGTGTGATGGGTATATTAAACGTGACGCCGGACTCTTTTTCCGATGGTGGGCAGCACGTAGCGCTAGATGATGCGTTACGGCATGCCGAGCAGATGCTGGCAGAAGGAGCGGCGATCATTGATGTCGGTGGCGAGTCGACGCGCCCCGGCGCTCTAGCGATTAGCTCCCAGGAGGAGCTGGATAGAGTGGCGCCGGTGGTAGAGCGCTTGGTTCGCGAGTTGGATGCGCTGGTCTCAGTGGATACTAGCTGCCCGGCCGTGATGCGCGAGGCGAGTGGGCTGGGCGCTGGGATGATTAATGACGTACGTGCGTTAGAGCGCGAGGGCGCGCTGCTGGCGGCGATGGGTAGTGGCTTGCCGGTGTGTTTGATGCATCGCCAGGGCGAGCCTCAGGATATGCAGCAGGCGCCGAATTATCAGCAGCCTGTGGAGGTCGAGGTGGCCGAGTATTTGGCGCGGCGGGTGGCCGAATGTGAGGCGGCCGGCCTGCGTCGGAATAGGCTGTTAATCGACCCTGGTTTTGGTTTTGGAAAGACCGTTGAGCACAATCTGCGCTTGTTAAAGCATATGGATACTCTTCGTGCTCTGGAGCTTCCGCTGCTGGTGGGTATGTCGCGCAAAAGCATGATTGGCAAGGTATTGGGTCGCCCGGTAGAAGAGCGTCTGTTTGGTGGCGTGGCGCTGGCGGCGATGGCGGTGGAGCGGGGCGCGAATATTCTTCGCGTGCATGATGTCGCTGCAACGGTTGATGCAGTCAATATGACCTGGGCGGTGCTGCAAGAAGGCTGCGAGCCGCCGTTTGAGCAGACTATAAGTAAGGAGTTTGGGGCATGA
- the glmM gene encoding phosphoglucosamine mutase, with the protein MTRRYFGTDGIRGTVGKAPITADFMLKLGWAAGQVLRRDKGRTRVLIGKDTRISGYMFESALEAGLSAAGVDVSLLGPMPTPGIAYLTRTFRADAGIVISASHNPFDDNGIKFFSAEGKKLPDEMEDRIEAMLEAPLTTAEAAQLGKATRIDDAAGRYIEFCKSTLPDRLSLHGLKVVLDCAHGATYHIAPNVFRELGADVSTIGASPNGLNINQQVGSTHPAALRAAVIQQSADLGIAFDGDGDRLLLVDADGREIDGDDILYLIARDRHERGLLEGGVVGTLMSNFGLAMALDKLGIPFERANVGDRFVMERMATNGWELGGESSGHIVCGHVQTTGDGIVSALQVLALMMREQKSLPTLLKELEKVPQALVNVRLPAGTNAKEVMASAPLQQAVAALEQALGDEGRVLLRPSGTEPLIRVMVEGRAHLDVDQLANDLAAQVKALLD; encoded by the coding sequence ATGACAAGGCGCTATTTTGGTACGGATGGTATTCGCGGCACCGTGGGCAAAGCGCCCATTACCGCTGATTTTATGCTAAAGCTCGGATGGGCCGCCGGACAGGTGCTGCGTCGTGATAAGGGCCGAACGCGCGTACTCATCGGCAAAGATACGCGGATCTCTGGCTATATGTTTGAATCCGCGCTTGAGGCGGGGCTTTCTGCCGCTGGAGTTGATGTATCGCTGTTGGGGCCTATGCCGACGCCGGGTATTGCCTATCTAACCCGCACGTTCCGTGCCGATGCCGGGATTGTTATTTCAGCATCGCATAATCCTTTTGACGACAATGGCATCAAGTTCTTCTCGGCAGAGGGCAAAAAGCTGCCTGATGAAATGGAAGATCGTATTGAGGCGATGCTAGAGGCGCCATTAACCACGGCTGAGGCCGCTCAGCTGGGTAAGGCAACGCGTATTGATGACGCCGCGGGTCGCTATATTGAATTTTGTAAGTCGACGCTGCCTGACCGGCTCAGCCTGCACGGCCTTAAAGTAGTGTTGGACTGTGCTCACGGCGCTACTTACCATATCGCACCCAATGTTTTCCGTGAGCTGGGGGCCGACGTCTCGACGATTGGCGCCTCGCCGAACGGGCTCAACATCAACCAGCAGGTGGGTTCAACGCATCCTGCTGCGCTGCGTGCTGCGGTCATTCAACAGAGTGCTGATTTAGGCATTGCGTTTGATGGCGATGGAGACCGCTTGCTGCTGGTAGACGCAGACGGCCGTGAAATTGATGGCGATGATATTCTTTATCTTATTGCTCGAGATCGCCACGAGCGCGGTTTGCTCGAAGGGGGCGTTGTTGGCACCCTGATGTCCAATTTCGGATTAGCCATGGCGCTAGATAAACTGGGCATACCCTTTGAGCGTGCCAACGTCGGCGATCGCTTTGTGATGGAGCGCATGGCCACGAACGGCTGGGAGTTAGGCGGCGAATCTTCGGGGCATATTGTCTGCGGCCACGTGCAAACGACCGGCGACGGTATCGTATCGGCGCTGCAAGTGTTGGCGCTAATGATGCGAGAGCAAAAGAGTCTGCCGACGCTGCTAAAAGAGCTTGAAAAAGTCCCGCAAGCGCTCGTCAACGTGCGCTTGCCCGCCGGTACCAACGCAAAAGAAGTGATGGCGTCGGCCCCGCTTCAGCAGGCGGTTGCTGCATTGGAACAAGCGTTGGGCGATGAGGGTCGCGTATTGCTTCGGCCTTCCGGTACAGAACCTTTGATTCGTGTGATGGTCGAGGGGCGTGCCCATCTGGACGTGGATCAATTGGCGAACGACCTGGCCGCTCAGGTGAAGGCTTTGCTGGATTAA
- the tpiA gene encoding triose-phosphate isomerase, with protein sequence MRTPLIAGNWKMNGSVALINEFGQAFSAAVSPAKVDAVIIPPFPYLDAARHAFEGTMLALGAQTLNPLHSGAHTGEVSGRMLKEFAVSYVLVGHSERRQLYKESDEQIFARLLAALSVELTPILCVGESLEERDAGRTMDVVLRQVGHVMSRLEPDQRKQVVIAYEPVWAIGTGRTATPEQAQDVMAGIRAYQAGFDKALAEQLRLLYGGSMNASNAAELLAQPDIDGGLVGGASLKIDDFYAICQSAG encoded by the coding sequence ATGCGTACGCCTTTAATTGCCGGTAACTGGAAAATGAACGGTTCCGTGGCGTTGATCAATGAGTTCGGCCAGGCCTTCTCCGCCGCCGTATCGCCAGCGAAAGTAGATGCCGTTATTATTCCGCCGTTTCCTTATTTGGATGCGGCGCGTCATGCGTTTGAAGGAACAATGCTGGCACTGGGCGCGCAAACATTGAACCCTCTTCACTCGGGGGCACATACCGGCGAAGTCAGCGGTCGTATGCTCAAAGAGTTTGCGGTGTCCTATGTACTGGTAGGGCATTCGGAGCGCCGTCAGCTCTATAAAGAAAGCGATGAGCAGATTTTTGCCCGCCTGTTGGCAGCCTTAAGCGTCGAACTTACGCCGATTCTCTGCGTGGGCGAGTCTCTTGAGGAGCGCGATGCAGGGCGCACGATGGATGTCGTGCTTCGTCAGGTCGGGCATGTGATGTCGCGCTTAGAGCCCGATCAGCGCAAGCAGGTCGTCATTGCCTACGAACCCGTTTGGGCCATTGGCACGGGGCGCACGGCGACACCCGAGCAGGCGCAAGACGTAATGGCGGGCATTCGCGCCTACCAGGCCGGTTTTGATAAAGCGCTCGCCGAGCAGCTGCGGTTGCTGTACGGCGGCAGTATGAATGCAAGTAATGCGGCGGAGCTGCTTGCTCAGCCGGATATAGACGGCGGTCTAGTGGGCGGAGCCTCACTTAAGATCGATGATTTTTATGCCATTTGTCAGTCAGCAGGATAA
- the secG gene encoding preprotein translocase subunit SecG, whose product MQVAILMIHVVIAIALVVLILLQQGKGAEAGAAFGGGASQTVFGSRGSGNFLSRTTGLLAAGFFVTSMALAYFATQAGQAPEAGIPDSRLIEQQQSVPTLDDRPAGVDNTAPVLEESSD is encoded by the coding sequence ATGCAAGTTGCAATACTTATGATCCATGTGGTGATTGCGATCGCCCTAGTGGTACTCATTCTGCTTCAGCAGGGTAAAGGTGCCGAAGCCGGTGCCGCCTTCGGAGGCGGTGCGTCACAAACGGTCTTCGGCTCGCGCGGTAGCGGTAACTTTTTGTCGCGCACGACAGGGCTTCTTGCTGCCGGGTTTTTCGTTACCTCAATGGCGCTAGCTTACTTTGCTACCCAGGCTGGCCAGGCACCGGAAGCAGGCATCCCAGACTCACGTTTGATCGAGCAGCAGCAGAGCGTACCAACGCTTGACGATAGGCCTGCAGGTGTGGATAATACCGCGCCAGTGCTAGAGGAAAGCAGCGACTAA